The Methanooceanicella nereidis genome window below encodes:
- a CDS encoding diphthine--ammonia ligase — translation MRIAALFSGGKDSNYALFCARHFGWDVTHLVTVFSRSQESYMYHVPAIELTRLAASSIGIPLVEVVTPPEREVELIPLRDTLASLNVDGIVSGALASEYQRRRLDQICEDIGIKSFSPIWHKNPRDMVREMVDEGFEIMIAGCYAEGLDERWLGRILDEKALDALDRLHDRYGIHVAGEGGEYESVVLYGPHMRQRICVDYEKDWKIHSGKIIVKRAWLEDAK, via the coding sequence ATGAGAATAGCAGCGCTATTTTCCGGGGGCAAGGACTCGAACTATGCACTGTTCTGTGCCCGTCATTTCGGATGGGATGTGACCCATCTTGTTACAGTGTTCTCGCGATCTCAGGAGTCTTACATGTACCATGTACCTGCCATAGAGCTTACAAGGCTTGCAGCAAGTTCTATCGGCATCCCTCTTGTGGAAGTCGTCACTCCGCCGGAAAGGGAGGTCGAACTGATACCGCTCCGGGATACTCTCGCAAGCCTCAATGTGGACGGCATAGTATCAGGCGCCCTGGCGTCCGAATACCAGCGGAGGAGGCTTGACCAGATATGCGAGGATATAGGCATAAAGTCATTTTCTCCGATCTGGCATAAAAACCCGCGGGATATGGTTCGAGAAATGGTTGACGAGGGCTTTGAGATCATGATAGCGGGATGTTATGCGGAGGGACTTGACGAGAGGTGGCTGGGCAGGATACTCGATGAAAAAGCTCTGGACGCACTCGACAGGCTGCATGACCGTTACGGGATACATGTCGCCGGCGAGGGCGGAGAGTATGAGTCCGTCGTACTATATGGCCCGCATATGAGGCAGCGTATATGTGTGGATTATGAAAAGGACTGGAAGATCCATTCCGGCAAGATCATAGTAAAACGGGCATGGCTGGAAGATGCGAAATAA
- a CDS encoding amidohydrolase, whose amino-acid sequence MLIKNATYYDGQNIKKGDFRHGLSDEEFDASGKFAFHAFHNGHTHLPMTLMRGAGEGEKLHDWLNRTIFPMEKRLTADIVYKGAMFGLLEMIKTGTSSFIDMYYFTDEVARAVERSGIRGLLGTPITDFGTAYYKDAYDALNITEQRLKDRRSGRVDLCIAPHSIYTCSEDVLIRSKELAKRYGVRWTTHISETRKECVDCHKKTGMWPVEYLESAGLLDKNTILFHASWLTKMEIKILADSGASVVHCPASNMKLASGGVMPLPELLSAGVPVMLGTDGVSSNNSLDMMQEMKFGSLLQKSHRWDATVANAYTMMGIATAGSKDLAFVELDDFRMLPHHDLIANLVYSGGTVTDMIVDDRLIMKDRNILTFDEGEVKEEFMEAAAELLG is encoded by the coding sequence ATGCTCATTAAGAACGCCACATACTATGACGGCCAGAACATAAAAAAAGGCGACTTCAGGCATGGCCTTTCGGACGAGGAGTTCGACGCCTCCGGGAAATTTGCCTTTCACGCTTTCCACAACGGTCACACTCACCTTCCGATGACGCTTATGAGAGGCGCAGGAGAGGGCGAGAAACTGCATGACTGGCTTAACAGGACCATATTCCCGATGGAAAAAAGGCTGACAGCCGATATAGTGTATAAGGGCGCAATGTTCGGATTGCTGGAAATGATCAAGACCGGCACGTCATCCTTCATAGACATGTACTATTTTACTGATGAAGTGGCGAGAGCTGTCGAGAGATCGGGGATCAGAGGCCTTCTCGGTACGCCTATCACCGATTTCGGGACTGCATATTATAAAGACGCATATGACGCGCTTAACATCACTGAACAGCGGTTAAAAGACCGCAGGAGCGGCAGGGTAGATCTCTGTATCGCGCCTCACTCGATATATACCTGCTCAGAAGACGTGTTAATAAGATCAAAGGAACTTGCAAAAAGATATGGTGTCAGGTGGACGACACATATCTCCGAGACTAGAAAAGAATGTGTTGACTGTCATAAAAAGACCGGTATGTGGCCAGTCGAATACCTGGAAAGCGCAGGGCTTCTCGATAAAAACACGATACTATTTCACGCGTCCTGGCTTACGAAAATGGAGATAAAGATACTGGCCGATAGCGGCGCTTCTGTCGTCCATTGCCCTGCATCCAATATGAAACTGGCTTCCGGTGGCGTCATGCCCTTGCCAGAGCTTCTTAGCGCAGGCGTTCCCGTAATGCTGGGGACCGACGGCGTATCGAGCAATAATTCGCTTGACATGATGCAGGAGATGAAATTCGGCTCCCTGCTGCAGAAGTCTCACAGGTGGGATGCAACCGTGGCAAACGCCTATACTATGATGGGCATAGCGACAGCGGGAAGCAAAGACCTTGCTTTTGTAGAGCTTGACGATTTCCGGATGCTGCCGCATCACGACCTCATTGCCAACCTGGTATATTCGGGCGGCACAGTCACCGACATGATAGTCGATGACCGGCTGATAATGAAAGATCGCAATATACTCACTTTTGACGAGGGAGAGGTCAAGGAGGAATTTATGGAGGCAGCGGCGGAGCTATTAGGATGA
- a CDS encoding ACT domain-containing protein, with amino-acid sequence MKLSLSILDETFAICTFPKGTPIPEWVIGSEFYSVTKTYDELSVVCPQRNIPEGVKYNKGWRCLKVQGPLDFSLTGILASLAMPLASAGVSIFVFSSYDTDHIMVKGYDLDNAVKVLADAGHTIVRQS; translated from the coding sequence ATGAAACTATCACTATCGATCCTGGATGAAACATTCGCCATATGCACCTTTCCGAAGGGTACGCCGATACCTGAATGGGTGATAGGAAGCGAATTTTATTCCGTGACAAAGACATATGACGAACTCTCCGTAGTCTGTCCTCAGAGAAACATCCCGGAGGGAGTGAAGTACAATAAGGGCTGGAGATGTTTAAAGGTCCAGGGGCCGCTAGATTTCTCGCTTACGGGTATACTTGCCTCGCTGGCCATGCCGCTAGCATCAGCAGGGGTAAGCATTTTCGTATTTTCATCTTATGATACTGACCATATCATGGTCAAAGGGTATGACCTGGATAATGCAGTAAAAGTATTGGCCGACGCAGGCCATACTATCGTAAGACAAAGCTGA
- a CDS encoding M24 family metallopeptidase yields the protein MTDNDLSKLAFDEPILMVGESYHNANMYYVTGFLAPDMFAYIRAGGKEYILVSRMEFERARKESKVENILSLDDHGYTERLQQTKNPDRAYCDTVSSVLSGMGIKSLKVPKDFPVFMADDLRGRGFEIDVAPKLFEKNREVKTAEEIEKIRHAQDVNEKAMQRAIDIIKSSETRGNSLYFDGEPLTSERLQREIELIFIKNGCDANDTIVAAGPRSADPHYAGEGVIGPNQLIVIDIFPYSKKERYFADMTRTVVKGRPTQEMLNMYNVVLEAQDRALKAIKAGVTGKEINDMVSDCFERHGYGTLRQRSKTGFIHSTGHGVGLEIHEGPGISDAGTEPLVPGNVVTVEPGLYDPEIGGVRIEDIVVVTEKGCENLTKFPKFLVV from the coding sequence ATGACAGATAACGATTTATCAAAACTGGCATTCGATGAGCCTATCCTGATGGTGGGCGAAAGTTATCATAATGCCAACATGTATTATGTGACCGGTTTTCTTGCGCCGGACATGTTCGCATATATCCGTGCCGGCGGCAAGGAATACATATTAGTGTCCCGGATGGAGTTTGAAAGGGCAAGAAAAGAATCAAAGGTCGAAAATATCTTATCACTGGATGATCACGGGTACACTGAAAGGCTTCAGCAGACTAAAAACCCCGACAGGGCATACTGTGATACAGTATCGTCAGTACTATCAGGGATGGGTATAAAAAGCCTGAAAGTGCCTAAGGACTTCCCGGTATTCATGGCAGATGATCTCAGGGGAAGAGGGTTTGAGATCGACGTAGCCCCTAAATTATTCGAAAAGAACAGAGAGGTCAAGACAGCGGAAGAGATAGAGAAGATCAGGCACGCCCAGGATGTCAACGAAAAGGCAATGCAAAGGGCCATCGATATCATAAAAAGTTCCGAGACCAGAGGTAATTCCCTGTACTTTGACGGAGAGCCGCTGACGTCCGAAAGGCTGCAGCGTGAGATAGAGCTGATTTTCATCAAGAACGGCTGCGATGCGAACGATACGATCGTAGCCGCAGGCCCGAGATCGGCGGACCCGCATTATGCGGGAGAAGGTGTCATCGGCCCGAATCAATTGATAGTCATCGACATATTCCCGTATAGTAAGAAAGAGCGATATTTCGCTGATATGACAAGGACAGTGGTCAAAGGCCGGCCTACCCAGGAAATGCTCAACATGTACAATGTCGTCCTGGAAGCCCAGGATAGAGCCCTAAAAGCCATAAAGGCAGGTGTTACCGGGAAAGAGATCAACGACATGGTAAGCGATTGTTTTGAAAGGCACGGCTATGGTACGCTTAGGCAGAGATCTAAGACAGGTTTTATCCATTCGACCGGACATGGTGTCGGGCTCGAGATACATGAAGGCCCGGGGATCAGCGATGCTGGTACCGAGCCGCTGGTACCGGGTAATGTCGTGACGGTTGAGCCCGGGCTATATGATCCCGAAATTGGAGGCGTCAGGATCGAGGACATAGTGGTCGTGACGGAAAAGGGATGTGAAAATCTGACAAAGTTCCCGAAGTTTCTGGTGGTTTGA
- the map gene encoding type II methionyl aminopeptidase: MVDDSVIEKYRQAGAILSEVRKEAALMVKKDVRILDVAEAIEANIVRKGGKPAFPVNISMNEAAAHDTAAPDDERVFGEDMVKLDIGVHIDGYIADTAITIDLSGNPDIVKASEAALEEAIKVVKAGVSTEVIGEIIEETITGYGMKPITNLTGHGLDRYVQHAPPPIPNKKISQGHILTAGQVIAIEPFATNGLGLVMEGQSAEIFGVSRVKPVRMPAERDLLKSIEKFQGLPFARRWLSDIKRLDTTLYSLMRQGIIHSYPVLIEHDKGLVSQAEHTMIVTEDGCEVTTR, encoded by the coding sequence ATGGTCGACGATAGCGTAATAGAAAAATACAGGCAGGCAGGCGCCATACTTAGCGAAGTTAGAAAAGAAGCGGCATTGATGGTTAAAAAGGACGTAAGGATATTGGACGTCGCGGAGGCCATAGAGGCGAACATTGTCAGGAAGGGCGGTAAACCGGCTTTCCCGGTGAATATATCCATGAACGAGGCTGCGGCGCATGACACGGCCGCGCCCGACGACGAGAGAGTATTCGGCGAGGACATGGTGAAACTGGACATAGGCGTGCATATTGACGGCTATATAGCAGATACCGCCATCACCATTGACCTTTCCGGTAACCCGGATATAGTAAAAGCATCCGAGGCCGCGCTGGAAGAAGCCATAAAGGTAGTAAAAGCGGGCGTTTCCACCGAAGTGATCGGGGAGATCATCGAGGAGACTATAACGGGCTATGGAATGAAGCCTATAACGAACCTTACGGGACACGGGCTTGACAGGTATGTGCAGCATGCTCCTCCGCCCATACCCAATAAAAAAATAAGCCAGGGCCATATATTGACTGCAGGCCAGGTCATCGCCATAGAGCCTTTTGCCACTAACGGTCTCGGGCTTGTCATGGAGGGTCAGTCGGCCGAGATATTTGGCGTTTCAAGAGTAAAGCCTGTGCGTATGCCAGCCGAGAGAGACCTGTTAAAGTCCATAGAAAAATTCCAGGGCCTTCCCTTTGCCAGAAGATGGCTTTCGGACATAAAAAGGCTCGATACGACGCTATACTCATTAATGAGACAGGGCATTATACACTCTTATCCGGTCCTGATCGAGCATGATAAAGGTCTGGTGTCCCAGGCAGAGCATACAATGATCGTGACCGAGGACGGCTGCGAGGTCACTACTCGTTAA
- a CDS encoding DUF7345 domain-containing protein, with protein sequence MKNFHARCIIIILAVLLCLSGVFAAMAQESDPSSTVIRVEVEPNGDALWITEKSIPLNTQDDIDAWDLSASYGTEQYRVDFEKRMKEYVDKISNYTGRKMTVKNVNVTLDKTQPYAIIGNYSVTYGVLKYEFVWTGFALVENDMIEIGDAFVDGFLLSRNDSLKFILPQGYDITHVSPQCDEFKDTYRPQLIWNGNSKNNTNSMIRLFSTEEPSITMRNKVSPSVFSFDWWVLIPVALIFCAAGFGSAYMLFRGKRKPIVVEIPEIEDRHFDHDYNDSREEEETPATVSPIDNERYMSDEEKIIKYLEESGGQMFQSDLVKKTAFSKSKLSMVLSDLKEKGVIIKIKKGKENLIRLNRNSDEPEKE encoded by the coding sequence ATGAAAAATTTCCATGCGAGATGTATCATAATCATTTTAGCTGTTCTATTGTGCCTGTCAGGCGTATTTGCCGCCATGGCACAGGAGAGTGATCCATCCTCTACGGTGATAAGGGTCGAGGTCGAGCCGAATGGAGACGCGCTGTGGATAACAGAAAAATCGATACCATTGAACACCCAGGATGATATTGACGCATGGGACCTTAGTGCATCCTATGGCACTGAGCAATATCGTGTGGATTTTGAAAAGCGCATGAAAGAGTACGTGGATAAGATCAGTAACTATACCGGCAGGAAGATGACGGTAAAGAACGTTAACGTCACGCTTGATAAGACGCAGCCTTATGCGATAATCGGTAATTATTCAGTCACTTACGGAGTGCTGAAATATGAGTTCGTATGGACAGGGTTCGCGCTTGTCGAAAATGATATGATCGAGATCGGGGACGCTTTTGTGGACGGCTTTTTATTAAGCCGTAATGATTCGTTAAAGTTCATATTGCCACAGGGATACGATATAACACATGTCTCGCCACAATGTGACGAATTTAAGGATACGTACCGCCCCCAGTTGATCTGGAACGGTAATTCGAAAAATAACACCAACTCAATGATAAGGCTATTTTCAACGGAAGAGCCGTCCATCACTATGCGTAATAAAGTATCGCCATCTGTTTTCAGCTTTGACTGGTGGGTATTGATACCCGTGGCACTGATATTCTGCGCCGCCGGATTCGGTTCCGCTTATATGTTATTCCGTGGGAAAAGAAAACCCATCGTCGTCGAGATACCAGAAATAGAAGACAGGCATTTCGATCACGACTATAACGATTCCCGGGAAGAAGAGGAAACCCCGGCAACGGTAAGCCCGATAGATAACGAGAGATATATGTCGGATGAAGAGAAGATCATTAAATATCTCGAAGAATCGGGAGGGCAAATGTTCCAGTCAGACCTGGTCAAAAAGACGGCATTTTCTAAGTCGAAGCTCAGCATGGTGCTTTCCGACCTTAAGGAAAAGGGTGTCATCATCAAGATAAAGAAAGGAAAAGAAAATCTCATCAGGCTAAACAGGAATTCTGATGAGCCTGAAAAAGAGTAA
- a CDS encoding transglutaminase-like domain-containing protein → MELMVESDDLNDYLASSDVVDHDDREIQALANILSKGLSEDEEIVRSIYGHIQENILHSFDIHGKEVTCKASEVLRSGHGTCYAKADLFAALLRYLGIPVGFCYQKFVMDDEDPSRYVLHGLNAVYYKSTKKWLRVDVRNRKDGVDPKFYPDMDSGIYPSDKEAGEFDYPYVQVHPSDKVIRALNTYRDPIELENNLPEEL, encoded by the coding sequence ATGGAACTAATGGTAGAAAGCGATGACCTTAACGATTATCTTGCTTCATCGGATGTCGTCGATCATGACGATCGGGAGATACAGGCCCTGGCAAATATCCTTTCAAAAGGGTTGTCAGAGGATGAAGAGATAGTAAGATCCATTTATGGGCATATTCAGGAAAATATCTTACATTCTTTTGACATTCATGGAAAGGAAGTTACATGCAAAGCTTCCGAGGTCTTAAGGTCCGGGCACGGTACCTGCTATGCAAAGGCGGATCTATTTGCCGCGCTTTTACGATACCTCGGCATACCTGTGGGGTTTTGTTACCAAAAATTCGTGATGGATGATGAAGATCCGTCAAGATATGTTTTACACGGGCTGAATGCCGTATATTATAAAAGTACTAAAAAGTGGCTGCGAGTCGATGTCCGGAACAGGAAAGACGGTGTCGACCCGAAGTTTTATCCTGATATGGATTCCGGCATATATCCTTCCGATAAAGAGGCGGGCGAGTTCGATTATCCTTATGTTCAAGTCCATCCTTCCGATAAAGTGATCCGCGCTCTCAACACTTACAGAGACCCGATAGAACTGGAAAATAACCTGCCGGAAGAGCTTTGA